The genomic region AAGGGGGGTATTGAATGGGGTTCGGTGCTGACCAAGCCGCTGGTTGTGGAGGGTAGCGAACTGCGCATTAATGTGGACGCTTGGCGCGGGCGGGTTAAAGTAGAGGTGCTCAATGCGGACGATGGACAGTCCTTCCCTGGGTACACCTTCGACGAAAGTATCCCGGCAATGGTCGATAGTATTGACGAACCGGTACGCTGGAGGGAGAAGGCTGACCTCGCTGAGCTACGTGGCAGGACTGTGCGTCTTCGCTTTTCCGTGCTTCAGGCGGAACTTTATGCGTTCTGGTTTACTGGGTGATTTGGTCCGCTAAATATTTGTGGGCAACCACAAGGGTTGCCCCTACAGATACCATAATCCATATTTATGGGCAACGGCAAGGGTTGCCCCTACAGGCATTTCGGGTAAGCACAACCGATGTTTAGGGCAACCACAAGGGTTGCCCCTACAGTTCAATTCTCCTGAAAGGAATAACAGGACTATGAACACAGCCATCGAAAAGACAGAAGCACTTATACATTCTACACGAGTATTGGATGCAATGTATGCGGATGATCCTTATCGACCGTGTTATCACTTCACCCCGCCGTTCGGTTGGATGAACGATATCAACGGTTCGATCTTTTGGAAGGGACGGTACCATATCTTCTATCAGCACAATCCTGAGGGTGGCTATTGGAAATGGATGCAGTGGGGGCACGCGTCGAGTGTTGATCTGGTGCATTGGGTGCATCATCCAATCGCTTTAACGCCTGATCTCGACGGACCGGATCGTAACGGCTGCTTCAGCGGTGGTGCCCTCGTGAATCTGGAGGATGTCCCGACATTCATCTACCATGGAGTCCCGGACGGAACGTGTATCGCAACGAGTGATGATGACTTGCTCATTACGTGGGACAAACATCCAGCCAATCCTGTGATTCCGGTCCCAAAACCCGGTGAGGAAGGGCATGGCGAATATATTGTGTTTGATCCGTGTGCCTGGGTGGAAGGCGATACCTATTATGCGCTCATCGGGAACACGATACCCGGACAGAGTGGAGACGGAACTGCTCTGTTTAAGTCGTCTAATCTTGTGGATTGGGAATTTGTGCGCTCCTTTTATCAATCGCGGCGCGAGTGGACAGATGCAAAAGAGGACTGTGCCGTCCCTGATTTCTATTCATTAGGTGATAAGTACATGCTGCTGTTTTGTAGCCATTGGCAAGGCACGCAGTATTACCTCGGCAGATTTGAAAACGAGCGGTATTATGTCGAAAATTATGGACGGATGAGTTGGGAGGGCGGACTGCTCGGTGGACCGCGTTCGCTGTTGGACGCGCAAGGACGCCGTATCTTTTTCGATTGGATTCGCGAGATTCGCGGGGTTGATCAGGAACGTGCGTCGGGTTGGTCCGGGGTGATGACAGTACCACGAATTCTTTCCCTCGCTACCGATGGCAGTTTGCAGATTAAACCGGTGCCAGAGTTAGAGTGCCTACGGATGAACCCGAAGGCACTTGAAAATATTACCTTGAACACCGATGATGAGATGAATTTAGAAGAGGTTCAGGGGAATTGCCTTGAGTTGGCTGTCGAAATTGACCCCGGCGATGCAACTGAGGTGGGCGTTCAAGTGCTCTGTTCACCAGATCAAGCTGAACGAACCGGAGTTCTGTATGTTCCGGCGGAAAGAACGTTAAAAATTGACATCAGTCGTTCTACCTTAAACGAAGCCATTCAGTATCCACACTACCGAGACGCAGGAGGCAATGCGAGATTGCCAGAATCGGAGCGGTTTGTTGACGCACAGCGTGCACCTTTCGCACTAAAAGACAGCGAAACACTTCAACTCCGCATCTATGTTGATAAGTCTGTGGTTGAGGTATTCGCGAACGGTAGGCAGTGCATTACACAACGCGTCTACCCAACGCGAGCCGACAGCATCGGTGTAAAATTAGTGAGCCGTGGTGGGCAGGCACATTTCCGATCCGTTCAGGCGTGGGAAATGGCACCCGCATTTTGAGACTCCTTATCATCGGGGTTCGTGAGACTTGGTAGGTTGCTGATTTTGCAACTTTTTAGGATATAGAGAAACGTAATGATTGACCCGAAGTTAAGCAGTAAGGTTGCCCTAATTACAGGTGCCAACCACGGCATCGGTGCTGCAACAGCGTTGGCACTCGGCAAACAAGGTGTAAAGATATTCGCATCCTTTTTTCGTCCATCGTGCCAATACAGTGAAGCAGAATTAAAACGCGCCGAAAAAGCAGGAATAGGTGGAGATACCTATTACCGAGCCATGCAACAAAAGCCTATTTCTCAACTTGTCGACGAGTTTAGAGGCACCGGAATGACAATATCTGTTTTAGAGGTGGACCTTGCTGATGAAACAAATATCTCAAAACTTTTCGATGTATGTGAAGAAGAATTGGGTCCTGTTGATATCCTAATTAACAATCATACCCACTGTGTACTGGAGACTTTTGATCCAGAACAAATTTCAACAGATGGAAGCGGTGTTTTCTTATCCACTGCTGCAAACATTGATGCCCACTTCGTTATTAATTCCCGAGCGTATGCATTGATGATGCAAGCATATCTGAATCAATACCTTGAAAATGGGCTGAGTTGGGGACGTATTGTAAATACCAGTACGGATGCTGCACACTGCCACCCCCTGAACATTAGTTACGCTGCCAGCAAACACGCAATTGAATCTTACAGTCGCTCTGCAGCGTGTGAGTTAGGGAAATACGGTATTACGGTAAATGTGATTGCACCAGGACCGGTGCAAACAGGTTACATTGTACCGGCGGATGAAAAGACGATTGCAAAATCTACACCGTTAGGGAGGGTCGGCACACCTGAAGATGTGGCTGATGTTACAGTCTTTCTCTGTTCTGAACAGGCGCGCTGGCTCACAGGACAGTTACTGTATGTTGGCGGTGGTTACCGAATTCCACAATAAATATGTAGCGTATTTTCGGCTGGTAAACTAAAATGTTAATCTGAACTTTTGAGGTAACATAATGGCTTATGAGATTCCGAAAACAGTTTTAGGTCGCACAGGTCTGACGGTTACGCGACTCGGTAGCGGGGGCGCGTATTGTGAATCCGTTGAGGGTTATCGGAAAGCGATTGATGCCGGTATCAATTATATGGATACAGCACGATCCTACAGAGATGGCGAGGATGAGAAGGTCATCGGAGCCGCTATAAAGGGACAACGCGATAAACTCATTCTTGCGACGAAAACCGCTAAACGCGATGCAAAAGGTGCACGGGCAGAACTTGAAACATCGTTATGGATGCTTGGCGTTGACTACATTGATATTTATCAGCTGCATCACCTGAACTCGCAAGGGGAACGAGAGCAGGCGTTGGCACCCGACGGCGCATTGGAAATGGCGCAGAAGGCACGAGATGAGGGACTTATCCGCTTTATCGGTGTTACCGGACACGATTGGATTGAGATACAACACGCCGTTGACACAGGATTCTTTGACACCGTCCTCTGTTGGTATAACTGTGCGATGAAAACGCCAGAGGATACAGTTTTCCCTGCTGCTGACAAGCATAATACCGGTGTCGTCATTATGAATGCTTCGCGCAATGACAGGCTTTTTGGGGACGCAGGCGCGCCATCTCCAGAGCAGTTCTACCGATATGTGCTCAGCCATAAGAGTGTAAATCTGACGATCATGGGATTGAGGGACGTTGAACGATTCCATCGGATTGCAGAGGCACTCTCCGAGCAAGAAACCTTGACATCGGAAGAACAAGCGGTTTTGGAAGAATATGGAGCACGGCGGCTCGAAGAAGGCGCGCTGACATAACTCCGATGCTGAAGTGACGGAACGAGTGAATTTGCTAACAAACGACTGGAATTTCAATGGATAAAAGCGCACCAGATCAGACGAATGAGCGTTCAGAAGAGTCTTATCCGCACGAAAAGCGCAATTTAATTGTATTCGCGCTAAACCAGATTTTGATGCGTCTCGGTTGGATGTTCAAATCCGAGTCTGTGGTCATTCCAGCGTTTATTGATGTCTATACTTCGTCTGGAACCATCCGTGGGCTGCTACCGCTCATTCTGCGAATTGGACAGAGTTTGCCCCAGTTTCTGGTCGCGCAACGTGTCGCCCGAATGCCGAAAAAGCAGGGGTTCTTCATTCTCACAGGATTCGGGTTCGCGATTCAGTGGTTCGTGTTGTCTGGGATATTAAGCCTGACACGCTGGTCAGCAAACGTTATTGTCGTTGTTTTTCTCGTGCTGTGTACCCTGCACTGGCTCGCGGTTGGTTGCAATCATCTGGCTACCGGAACGCTACAGGGCAAACTCATCAGTCCTGAAAAACGGGGGCGGTTACTCGCCTATTCCAATATCATCGGTTGTACACTCGCGATTGGTGTCGCTTTTTACCTCTTACCGCGTTGGCTTTCTGGGGATGCTCCACGTTATGCGATGCTCTTTAGTGCAACAGCCTTTTTCTTTGGGGTCGCAGCAGCAGTCAGTTTCTGGTTTAGAGAACTCCCTTCACGTCCAGAGGGCACGGCACCTTTTTTCAGATTTCTCGGCGACGCGCTCCTATCGTTGCGATACGACAGAAATTTTCGGCGGTTTGCAATCGTTATCCTGCTGTTTTACTCAATCTGGCCCCTTTTCCCACACTATACGGTTTTTGGAAAGCGGACATTAGGGTTAGTTCCTTCTGGTTTCGTCACGTTGATAATTGCACAAAATGCGTCCAATGCTATCGGTGCCGGTATCATGGGCAACATCGCAGACCGCTCAGGGAACCGATTCGTCTTGCGTATTTTGATATTAATCAGTGCCTGTATGCCACTGTTGGCGGTTGGTATTAGTCGAATGCCGTCTGGTGCGCAGTTTTATTGGATTATCTTTGCTCTTATGGGATTCACACCGGTGTCAGCGCGCATTGTCACAAACTATACGCTTGAAATTGCACCACAGGAGAAACACCCGCAATATCTCGGTGTGATGAGTCTTTTTCAGGCGATTCCGTTGTTCGTTTCCCCTTTGATTGGGGCGTTAATCGAGGAGTTCGCTTTTGAACCGGTTTTTATCGGGTGCGGTATCCTTGTTTTGTTAGGGTTTTTGCTAACTTTCCGATTGGCTGAACCGCGATTTAGCCAAAGCTCGTAAGAATCGGTGTTCCGTTGTGGGGATATTGTTGGAACGTAAAGTTTATTTTCCTGGCTGAACGGTTTTATCCAAGTCCCAGAGGAGAATAGTATCATCATGACCGCTGCTGGCGAGGGTTTTTCCATCAGGTGAGAATCGCAATGCCCTGACGGTACTTGTGTGTCCAGTGAGAGTTGCCAGTATCTGTCCACTTGGAATTTCCCACAGACGAATTGCGTCAGAGCGACCTTGCGTGTGATCATACACACTGCCACCCGCGAGGATTTTCCCATCAGGTGAGAATGCCACAGCGAACACTGTGTTTGTATAGGTTTGGAGCGTAAGGATTTCGTTACCGGTGATGGCATTCCATAGCCGGATCGTCATATCGTCGCTGCCACTCGCAAGGGTTTTCCTATCGGGTGAAAACGCGAACGTCCAGATATCGCCTTTATGTTCAGTGATTCGATACATTTCGCGACCAGTTGCGACATCCCGTATCTGAATGTGCTTTCGGTCTTCGTCAATCTTTGCTGAGATTACGCGATTGGGTAAATTCGGGGATCGTTTTCCGAGCGTTTCTTTAAGGTCAGGTGCTGAAATTTGGACACCGGTGATTGTATCCCAAAACAGCAGTTGATCTTCGCTACCATAACGCACAAGCCGACTGCTAAGTGTCTGTCCATCATCAGAAAACGCCAGTACGTCGGCACCTCTGCCGTGCCCTGTGGCGAAAGTAGAGAGATATGTTCCTGTTGCCGTGTCCCACTGGTGAATTGTGCCGTCCCAGCTGCCAGTTAAGATAGTATCACCATCAGGGGAAATCGCTAAGGCTTCATGTTGATCCGTATGTTTTGTGTAAATGGATTGAAGACGTTCACCAGTTTCTGTGTTCCATACGTGGAGGTCTTCGTTTTCTCCTTTCCAAGACCGCCAGTCGAAACTGATGAGTGTTTTGCCATCGGGAGAGAACACCAAGTGTTTCGTGGAATGCTTTATCGTAAGGGGTGCCTGGGGTTTGCCTTTTTGGAGTGTATATAATATGATGTTATCTATTGAAGCACTGGCAAGCGTTTTCCCATCAGGTGAAAATGCCAACTTATCAATGCCGCCCCGTTTGTGATCTCTCAGGGTTGAAAGTTTTCGTCCGTTTTCTGAATCCCAGAGTCGTAGAATTCCATCCCGATGTCCGCTCGCAAAGATTTTCCCATCGGGTGAAAAAGCGAGTGCTCCAATAGCATTTGGATATGTTACGGTTCTATGCTTATCAAAAGAAATTTGGAGTCTGCGCATCAAGTTGTCCGTGTATAGGGTGTGGCGTTCAAGTTGTTCGCCTGTCTCTGTATCCCAGAGGATCAGCGTACTTTTCCATGTGTCGCCACTGACGACGGTTTTTCCGTCGGGAGACACT from Candidatus Poribacteria bacterium harbors:
- a CDS encoding WD40 repeat domain-containing protein, which gives rise to MTQRIALILFFISLQFIPNLSAEDYNQWQLPEGVKFRLGKGNLHDIKYTPDGNRIAVATDIGIWIYEAQTGKELALLTGHTGRVTALDFPADGRFLASGSSDKTVRLWDIDTGKQTAVFAGHLGGIEAIAVSPDGKTVVSGDTWKSTLILWDTETGEQLERHTLYTDNLMRRLQISFDKHRTVTYPNAIGALAFSPDGKIFASGHRDGILRLWDSENGRKLSTLRDHKRGGIDKLAFSPDGKTLASASIDNIILYTLQKGKPQAPLTIKHSTKHLVFSPDGKTLISFDWRSWKGENEDLHVWNTETGERLQSIYTKHTDQHEALAISPDGDTILTGSWDGTIHQWDTATGTYLSTFATGHGRGADVLAFSDDGQTLSSRLVRYGSEDQLLFWDTITGVQISAPDLKETLGKRSPNLPNRVISAKIDEDRKHIQIRDVATGREMYRITEHKGDIWTFAFSPDRKTLASGSDDMTIRLWNAITGNEILTLQTYTNTVFAVAFSPDGKILAGGSVYDHTQGRSDAIRLWEIPSGQILATLTGHTSTVRALRFSPDGKTLASSGHDDTILLWDLDKTVQPGK
- a CDS encoding SDR family oxidoreductase, whose translation is MIDPKLSSKVALITGANHGIGAATALALGKQGVKIFASFFRPSCQYSEAELKRAEKAGIGGDTYYRAMQQKPISQLVDEFRGTGMTISVLEVDLADETNISKLFDVCEEELGPVDILINNHTHCVLETFDPEQISTDGSGVFLSTAANIDAHFVINSRAYALMMQAYLNQYLENGLSWGRIVNTSTDAAHCHPLNISYAASKHAIESYSRSAACELGKYGITVNVIAPGPVQTGYIVPADEKTIAKSTPLGRVGTPEDVADVTVFLCSEQARWLTGQLLYVGGGYRIPQ
- a CDS encoding MFS transporter, with amino-acid sequence MDKSAPDQTNERSEESYPHEKRNLIVFALNQILMRLGWMFKSESVVIPAFIDVYTSSGTIRGLLPLILRIGQSLPQFLVAQRVARMPKKQGFFILTGFGFAIQWFVLSGILSLTRWSANVIVVVFLVLCTLHWLAVGCNHLATGTLQGKLISPEKRGRLLAYSNIIGCTLAIGVAFYLLPRWLSGDAPRYAMLFSATAFFFGVAAAVSFWFRELPSRPEGTAPFFRFLGDALLSLRYDRNFRRFAIVILLFYSIWPLFPHYTVFGKRTLGLVPSGFVTLIIAQNASNAIGAGIMGNIADRSGNRFVLRILILISACMPLLAVGISRMPSGAQFYWIIFALMGFTPVSARIVTNYTLEIAPQEKHPQYLGVMSLFQAIPLFVSPLIGALIEEFAFEPVFIGCGILVLLGFLLTFRLAEPRFSQSS
- a CDS encoding glycoside hydrolase family 32 protein, with the protein product MNTAIEKTEALIHSTRVLDAMYADDPYRPCYHFTPPFGWMNDINGSIFWKGRYHIFYQHNPEGGYWKWMQWGHASSVDLVHWVHHPIALTPDLDGPDRNGCFSGGALVNLEDVPTFIYHGVPDGTCIATSDDDLLITWDKHPANPVIPVPKPGEEGHGEYIVFDPCAWVEGDTYYALIGNTIPGQSGDGTALFKSSNLVDWEFVRSFYQSRREWTDAKEDCAVPDFYSLGDKYMLLFCSHWQGTQYYLGRFENERYYVENYGRMSWEGGLLGGPRSLLDAQGRRIFFDWIREIRGVDQERASGWSGVMTVPRILSLATDGSLQIKPVPELECLRMNPKALENITLNTDDEMNLEEVQGNCLELAVEIDPGDATEVGVQVLCSPDQAERTGVLYVPAERTLKIDISRSTLNEAIQYPHYRDAGGNARLPESERFVDAQRAPFALKDSETLQLRIYVDKSVVEVFANGRQCITQRVYPTRADSIGVKLVSRGGQAHFRSVQAWEMAPAF
- a CDS encoding aldo/keto reductase produces the protein MAYEIPKTVLGRTGLTVTRLGSGGAYCESVEGYRKAIDAGINYMDTARSYRDGEDEKVIGAAIKGQRDKLILATKTAKRDAKGARAELETSLWMLGVDYIDIYQLHHLNSQGEREQALAPDGALEMAQKARDEGLIRFIGVTGHDWIEIQHAVDTGFFDTVLCWYNCAMKTPEDTVFPAADKHNTGVVIMNASRNDRLFGDAGAPSPEQFYRYVLSHKSVNLTIMGLRDVERFHRIAEALSEQETLTSEEQAVLEEYGARRLEEGALT